The following proteins are co-located in the Eleginops maclovinus isolate JMC-PN-2008 ecotype Puerto Natales chromosome 23, JC_Emac_rtc_rv5, whole genome shotgun sequence genome:
- the rest gene encoding RE1-silencing transcription factor isoform X2, which translates to MAAQMLFPVFPADGAQSDLPPPQLVMLANVAAVTAEGGAEEEKEMMELKTVGCSYSDSEEESLISYDSQNHREVCIVEYPESPGPSPAVAGDDTEEAGDKAEDLSRPPASTKTPKQSAERHQSPALPPESTKKKKPFHCKPCHFQAQSERDFVEHLGSHGASKMRVVNRVEGRSRTRASGAESPESRALSGGEAESGGEAGAGDIKGLIRCERCGYNTNRYDHYIAHLKHHSKEGQDHRVFKCTLCPYTTVSQYHWRKHLRNHFPSKLHTCSQCSYFSDRKSNYIQHIRTHTGVRPFQCLYCDYSSSQKTHLTRHMRTHSGERPFKCESCNYLAANQHEVTRHARQVHNGPKPLSCPYCEYKTADRSNYKKHVELHLNPRQFVCPLCKYAASKKCNLQYHLKSRHAGCNVVLDVSKVKLRNKKHSGEENAGARTSKMDNSSGVDEDFDMEDNDVDKDLESSPINLSIKPSINQSLQSEVLDKTPKKTTALPEKEKVQKVKVEPEKKVTTRQKKNEKVNKNLLETETPVPDKAKRRVKKMPVGKTAVKEQVTGTKPKKETEEPQRPEEVGVMRSKEEHELIPERKKNDGGGKENKTLNKPRKSASKKSENISEPVKEAEQNPVSPEKPQKEKTRKRKVVEALDLSRNSSSETPSKTRRVKKPASEETKKTSEATRSTSMSNGTSTVKTKKTKKSTDLKQTVDAEKDQKPSVLSPSTDVQPDHQTETTTSEPCLTGPKSSEFGTRSSETGTTPSETGTTPSETGTTPSETGTLSSEIGTPSSETGTTPLETGTTTSETGTTPSETGTTPSETGTTPSETGTTPSETGTLSSEIGTPSSETGTTPLETGTLSSETGTTSSEPCLIGTISSETGTSPAKKKKKISAGETPPSVPEPTLTKTSKEMEVSPPCSSGEDTPSPAEDRSVPTFVKPPPPSLVMPGRSKLADAEDDEGVHSSQEGGSDISDSASEGSDDSGLNGARSCKMANDPETPTDEIPTPTELKSHLCIFCDRTFPLEVVYRRHLNRHLVNVYFMQDGSAKAQE; encoded by the exons ATGGCGGCTCAGATGCTGTTCCCAGTGTTTCCTGCCGACGGGGCTCAGAGcgacctgccccccccccagctggTGATGCTGGCCAACGTGGCGGCGGTGACGGCGGAGGGAGgcgcagaggaggagaaagagatgaTGGAGCTGAAGACGGTGGGCTGCAGCTACTCCGACAGCGAGGAGGAGAGCCTCATCAG CTACGACAGCCAGAACCACAGAGAGGTGTGCATCGTGGAGTACCCTGAGTCTCCGGGTCCGAGCCCCGCGGTTGCAGGAGACGACACTGAGGAGGCTGGGGATAAGGCTGAGGATCTGTCTCGCCCCCCCGCCAGCACCAAAACCCCCAAGCAGAGTGCCGAGCGCCACCAGAGTCCCGCCCTCCCGCCGGAGAGcaccaagaagaagaagccctTCCACTGCAAGCCCTGCCACTTCCAGGCCCAGAGCGAGCGGGACTTCGTGGAGCACCTGGGCTCCCATGGGGCGAGCAAGATGAGGGTGGTGAACCGGGTGGAGGGCCGGAGTAGGACCCGGGCCAGCGGGGCCGAGTCCCCCGAGTCCCGGGCGCTGTCGGGCGGGGAGGCGGAGAGCGGGGGGGAAGCGGGTGCAGGAGACATCAAAGGGCTGATCCGGTGTGAGCGGTGCGGGTACAACACCAACCGATACGACCACTACATTGCCCACCTGAAGCACCACAGCAAGGAGGGCCAGGACCACAG ggtgttTAAGTGCACGCTGTGCCCCTACACCACAGTCAGTCAGTACCACTGGAGGAAGCACCTGAGGAATCACTTCCCCAGCAAACTGCACACCTGCAGCCAGTGCTCATACTTCAGCGACCGCAAGAGCAACTACATCCAGCACatcaggacacacacag gtGTGCGTCCCTTTCAGTGTCTGTACTGCGACTACTCCAGTTCTCAGAAGACCCATCTGACCCGCCACATGAGGACTCACTCAG GTGAGCGTCCTTTCAAGTGTGAGAGTTGTAACTACCTAGCGGCCAACCAGCATGAGGTGACCCGCCACGCCCGGCAGGTCCACAACGGACCCAAACCTCTGTCCTGCCCGTACTGCGAGTACAAGACCGCCGACCGCAGCAACTACAAGAAGCACGTGGAACTGCACCTCAACCCTCGCCAGTTCGTCTGCCCGCTCTGCAAGTACGCCGCCTCCAAGAAGTGCAACCTGCAGTACCACCTGAAGTCCAGACACGCCGGCTGCAATGTGGTCCTGGACGTCTCCAAGGTCAAGCTGCGCAACAAGAAACACAGTGGCGAGGAAAACGCAGGAGCCAGAACAAGCAAGATGGATAATTCATCCGGCGTGGACGAGGACTTCGACATGGAGGACAACGACGTGGACAAGGATCTGGAGTCGAGCCCCATCAATCTGTCGATCAAGCCCAGCATCAACCAATCTCTGCAGAGCGAGGTGCTGGACAAGACCCCAAAGAAAACCACCGCCCTTCCTGAGAAAGAGAAGGTTCAGAAGGTGAAGGTGGAACCAGAGAAGAAGGTCACAACAAGGCAGAAGAAGAACGAGAAGGTCAACAAGAACCTTCTAGAGACAGAGACTCCTGTCCCGGACAAGGCCAAGAGACGCGTCAAGAAAATGCCGGTGGGGAAAACAGCCGTGAAAGAACAAGTTACAGGAACCAAACccaagaaagaaacagaagaacCACAAAGACCGGAGGAGGTGGGAGTGATGAGGTCGAAGGAGGAGCATGAGCTGATCCCTGAGAGGAAGAAGAACGATGGAGGTGGAAAAGAGAACAAAACCCTCAACAAGCCGAGGAAGTCTGCATCAAAGAAGTCTGAGAATATATCAGAGCCAGTCAAAGAAGCTGAGCAGAACCCCGTCTCTCCTGAGAAACCTCAGAAGGAAAAGACCAGGAAGAGGAAAGTAGTGGAAGCTCTTGATCTTTCGAGGAACTCCTCGTCTGAGACTCCATCCAAGACCCGACGAGTGAAGAAACCTGCTTCAGAAGAAACCAAGAAGACAAGCGAGGCGACTCGGTCCACAAGCATGTCCAACGGGACGAGTACCGTGAAGACCAAGAAGACCAAGAAATCCACAGACCTTAAACAAACTGTGGATGCAGAGAAGGACCAGAAGCCTTCAGTCCTCAGTCCATCCACAGACGTTCAGCCAGACCACCAGACAGAAACCACAACCTCCGAGCCGTGCCTGACAGGACCCAAATCCTCAGAGTTCGGAACCAGATCCTCAGAGACTGGAACCACACCCTCAGAGACAGGAACCACACCCTCAGAGACAGGAACCACACCCTCAGAGACAGGAACCCTATCCTCAGAGATAGGAACCCCATCCTCAGAGACTGGAACCACACCCTTAGAGACTGGAACCACAACCTCAGAGACAGGAACCACACCCTCAGAGACTGGAACCACACCCTCAGAGACAGGAACCACACCCTCAGAGACAGGAACCACACCCTCAGAGACAGGAACCCTATCCTCAGAGATAGGAACCCCATCCTCAGAGACTGGAACCACACCCTTAGAGACAGGAACCCTATCCTCAGAGACAGGAACTACATCCTCCGAGCCCTGCCTAATAGGAACCATATCCTCTGAGACAGGAACCAGCCCCgcgaagaaaaagaagaagatctCAGCAGGAGAAACCCCTCCATCAGTTCCAGAACCGACTCTGACCAAAACCTCAAAGGAGATGGAGGTTTCCCCCCCCTGTAGCTCTGGTGAGGACACGCCTTCTCCGGCTGAAGACCGCTCTGTGCCAACATTCGTTAAACCCCCCCCGCCCTCTCTGGTGATGCCAGGCCGGAGCAAACTTGCCGACGCAGAGGACGACGAGGGCGTCCACAGCAGCCAGGAGGGGGGCAGTGACATCAGTGACAGCGCCTCTGAGGGCAGCGACGACTCCGGACTCAATGGAGCACGGTCGTGCAAGATGGCCAACGACCCGGAGACGCCCACCGACGAGATCCCGACCCCCACGGAGCTCAAGAGCCACCTGTGTATCTTCTGCGACCGCACCTTCCCCCTGGAGGTGGTGTACCGGCGCCACCTGAACCGCCACCTCGTCAACGTGTACTTCATGCAGGATGGCAGCGCCAAGGCCCAGGAATGA
- the rest gene encoding RE1-silencing transcription factor isoform X1, with amino-acid sequence MAAQMLFPVFPADGAQSDLPPPQLVMLANVAAVTAEGGAEEEKEMMELKTVGCSYSDSEEESLIRYSYDSQNHREVCIVEYPESPGPSPAVAGDDTEEAGDKAEDLSRPPASTKTPKQSAERHQSPALPPESTKKKKPFHCKPCHFQAQSERDFVEHLGSHGASKMRVVNRVEGRSRTRASGAESPESRALSGGEAESGGEAGAGDIKGLIRCERCGYNTNRYDHYIAHLKHHSKEGQDHRVFKCTLCPYTTVSQYHWRKHLRNHFPSKLHTCSQCSYFSDRKSNYIQHIRTHTGVRPFQCLYCDYSSSQKTHLTRHMRTHSGERPFKCESCNYLAANQHEVTRHARQVHNGPKPLSCPYCEYKTADRSNYKKHVELHLNPRQFVCPLCKYAASKKCNLQYHLKSRHAGCNVVLDVSKVKLRNKKHSGEENAGARTSKMDNSSGVDEDFDMEDNDVDKDLESSPINLSIKPSINQSLQSEVLDKTPKKTTALPEKEKVQKVKVEPEKKVTTRQKKNEKVNKNLLETETPVPDKAKRRVKKMPVGKTAVKEQVTGTKPKKETEEPQRPEEVGVMRSKEEHELIPERKKNDGGGKENKTLNKPRKSASKKSENISEPVKEAEQNPVSPEKPQKEKTRKRKVVEALDLSRNSSSETPSKTRRVKKPASEETKKTSEATRSTSMSNGTSTVKTKKTKKSTDLKQTVDAEKDQKPSVLSPSTDVQPDHQTETTTSEPCLTGPKSSEFGTRSSETGTTPSETGTTPSETGTTPSETGTLSSEIGTPSSETGTTPLETGTTTSETGTTPSETGTTPSETGTTPSETGTTPSETGTLSSEIGTPSSETGTTPLETGTLSSETGTTSSEPCLIGTISSETGTSPAKKKKKISAGETPPSVPEPTLTKTSKEMEVSPPCSSGEDTPSPAEDRSVPTFVKPPPPSLVMPGRSKLADAEDDEGVHSSQEGGSDISDSASEGSDDSGLNGARSCKMANDPETPTDEIPTPTELKSHLCIFCDRTFPLEVVYRRHLNRHLVNVYFMQDGSAKAQE; translated from the exons ATGGCGGCTCAGATGCTGTTCCCAGTGTTTCCTGCCGACGGGGCTCAGAGcgacctgccccccccccagctggTGATGCTGGCCAACGTGGCGGCGGTGACGGCGGAGGGAGgcgcagaggaggagaaagagatgaTGGAGCTGAAGACGGTGGGCTGCAGCTACTCCGACAGCGAGGAGGAGAGCCTCATCAG GTACAGCTACGACAGCCAGAACCACAGAGAGGTGTGCATCGTGGAGTACCCTGAGTCTCCGGGTCCGAGCCCCGCGGTTGCAGGAGACGACACTGAGGAGGCTGGGGATAAGGCTGAGGATCTGTCTCGCCCCCCCGCCAGCACCAAAACCCCCAAGCAGAGTGCCGAGCGCCACCAGAGTCCCGCCCTCCCGCCGGAGAGcaccaagaagaagaagccctTCCACTGCAAGCCCTGCCACTTCCAGGCCCAGAGCGAGCGGGACTTCGTGGAGCACCTGGGCTCCCATGGGGCGAGCAAGATGAGGGTGGTGAACCGGGTGGAGGGCCGGAGTAGGACCCGGGCCAGCGGGGCCGAGTCCCCCGAGTCCCGGGCGCTGTCGGGCGGGGAGGCGGAGAGCGGGGGGGAAGCGGGTGCAGGAGACATCAAAGGGCTGATCCGGTGTGAGCGGTGCGGGTACAACACCAACCGATACGACCACTACATTGCCCACCTGAAGCACCACAGCAAGGAGGGCCAGGACCACAG ggtgttTAAGTGCACGCTGTGCCCCTACACCACAGTCAGTCAGTACCACTGGAGGAAGCACCTGAGGAATCACTTCCCCAGCAAACTGCACACCTGCAGCCAGTGCTCATACTTCAGCGACCGCAAGAGCAACTACATCCAGCACatcaggacacacacag gtGTGCGTCCCTTTCAGTGTCTGTACTGCGACTACTCCAGTTCTCAGAAGACCCATCTGACCCGCCACATGAGGACTCACTCAG GTGAGCGTCCTTTCAAGTGTGAGAGTTGTAACTACCTAGCGGCCAACCAGCATGAGGTGACCCGCCACGCCCGGCAGGTCCACAACGGACCCAAACCTCTGTCCTGCCCGTACTGCGAGTACAAGACCGCCGACCGCAGCAACTACAAGAAGCACGTGGAACTGCACCTCAACCCTCGCCAGTTCGTCTGCCCGCTCTGCAAGTACGCCGCCTCCAAGAAGTGCAACCTGCAGTACCACCTGAAGTCCAGACACGCCGGCTGCAATGTGGTCCTGGACGTCTCCAAGGTCAAGCTGCGCAACAAGAAACACAGTGGCGAGGAAAACGCAGGAGCCAGAACAAGCAAGATGGATAATTCATCCGGCGTGGACGAGGACTTCGACATGGAGGACAACGACGTGGACAAGGATCTGGAGTCGAGCCCCATCAATCTGTCGATCAAGCCCAGCATCAACCAATCTCTGCAGAGCGAGGTGCTGGACAAGACCCCAAAGAAAACCACCGCCCTTCCTGAGAAAGAGAAGGTTCAGAAGGTGAAGGTGGAACCAGAGAAGAAGGTCACAACAAGGCAGAAGAAGAACGAGAAGGTCAACAAGAACCTTCTAGAGACAGAGACTCCTGTCCCGGACAAGGCCAAGAGACGCGTCAAGAAAATGCCGGTGGGGAAAACAGCCGTGAAAGAACAAGTTACAGGAACCAAACccaagaaagaaacagaagaacCACAAAGACCGGAGGAGGTGGGAGTGATGAGGTCGAAGGAGGAGCATGAGCTGATCCCTGAGAGGAAGAAGAACGATGGAGGTGGAAAAGAGAACAAAACCCTCAACAAGCCGAGGAAGTCTGCATCAAAGAAGTCTGAGAATATATCAGAGCCAGTCAAAGAAGCTGAGCAGAACCCCGTCTCTCCTGAGAAACCTCAGAAGGAAAAGACCAGGAAGAGGAAAGTAGTGGAAGCTCTTGATCTTTCGAGGAACTCCTCGTCTGAGACTCCATCCAAGACCCGACGAGTGAAGAAACCTGCTTCAGAAGAAACCAAGAAGACAAGCGAGGCGACTCGGTCCACAAGCATGTCCAACGGGACGAGTACCGTGAAGACCAAGAAGACCAAGAAATCCACAGACCTTAAACAAACTGTGGATGCAGAGAAGGACCAGAAGCCTTCAGTCCTCAGTCCATCCACAGACGTTCAGCCAGACCACCAGACAGAAACCACAACCTCCGAGCCGTGCCTGACAGGACCCAAATCCTCAGAGTTCGGAACCAGATCCTCAGAGACTGGAACCACACCCTCAGAGACAGGAACCACACCCTCAGAGACAGGAACCACACCCTCAGAGACAGGAACCCTATCCTCAGAGATAGGAACCCCATCCTCAGAGACTGGAACCACACCCTTAGAGACTGGAACCACAACCTCAGAGACAGGAACCACACCCTCAGAGACTGGAACCACACCCTCAGAGACAGGAACCACACCCTCAGAGACAGGAACCACACCCTCAGAGACAGGAACCCTATCCTCAGAGATAGGAACCCCATCCTCAGAGACTGGAACCACACCCTTAGAGACAGGAACCCTATCCTCAGAGACAGGAACTACATCCTCCGAGCCCTGCCTAATAGGAACCATATCCTCTGAGACAGGAACCAGCCCCgcgaagaaaaagaagaagatctCAGCAGGAGAAACCCCTCCATCAGTTCCAGAACCGACTCTGACCAAAACCTCAAAGGAGATGGAGGTTTCCCCCCCCTGTAGCTCTGGTGAGGACACGCCTTCTCCGGCTGAAGACCGCTCTGTGCCAACATTCGTTAAACCCCCCCCGCCCTCTCTGGTGATGCCAGGCCGGAGCAAACTTGCCGACGCAGAGGACGACGAGGGCGTCCACAGCAGCCAGGAGGGGGGCAGTGACATCAGTGACAGCGCCTCTGAGGGCAGCGACGACTCCGGACTCAATGGAGCACGGTCGTGCAAGATGGCCAACGACCCGGAGACGCCCACCGACGAGATCCCGACCCCCACGGAGCTCAAGAGCCACCTGTGTATCTTCTGCGACCGCACCTTCCCCCTGGAGGTGGTGTACCGGCGCCACCTGAACCGCCACCTCGTCAACGTGTACTTCATGCAGGATGGCAGCGCCAAGGCCCAGGAATGA
- the noa1 gene encoding LOW QUALITY PROTEIN: nitric oxide-associated protein 1 (The sequence of the model RefSeq protein was modified relative to this genomic sequence to represent the inferred CDS: deleted 1 base in 1 codon) — protein sequence MLKLLGVLRGVRVPAAARAGSLQGPVGGLLLGGRGLSGRAGRSFRGGCTVDPRLEENFVFVDFTDAEPEAEKDLLPPPSATPPSAAPSPQRLRALELQLHALGGEATMQGAGPETQGAELLFEDVDFPGGDSVASMKKKKKNKKSGWGVHRVVGVPDSSEPVSDTSCSGCGALLHCTAATAPGYLPSNKFKELQQGGGLGGATCQRCHLLTHHRQALQLQLSAQEYATVVRRLRPLQALLLLVVDLLDIPDSLPPDLLSMVGDNKRIVVLGNKVDLLPGDAPNYLQRIRRQLVAYCAAAGLHVSDVQLISAKTGFGVEELISRLQRTWSYRGDVYLVGSANAGKSSLFNALLQSDYCKSRATDRLQRATVSPWPGTTLDLLKFPIINPNPHRMFRREERLREEREGARELTGEERERLKHLSQEGYLIGHVGRTFRSSPPPKDEIQFDPDRLAFGEEEGETMKAAPPSSSRQQDSELRQGNWLYDTPGILKQRDVLGLLSQQEVTSVVPSQALVPRTFVLQPGSSLLVGGLARIDFLQGGGACWFSVLVSSQIPVHISSLERVQGVYQKHAGHQLLGVPAGGSERMKDFPPLVPQDFSLQGVGFKEAAADLKLSSAGWVAVTAAPGDQLTLRLHGPADAAFSLRTPPLLPHLVNLKGERIRKSVAYRTLKHAALQRKEQKKKK from the exons ATGCTGAAGCTGCTGGGGGTGCTACGGGGGGTTCGCGTCCCTGCTGCAGCCCGGGCAGGGTCACTGCAGGGTCCTGTCGGGGGGCTTCTCCTGGGGGGCCGAGGTCTGAGCGGAAGAGCTGGGAGGAGCTTCAGGGGGGGGTGCACCGTGGACCCCAGGCTCGAGGAGAACTTCGTGTTCGTGGACTTTACAG ATGCAGAGCCTGAGGCGGAGAAAGACCTCCTGCCTCCCCCCTCGGCCACCCCTCCCTCCGCTGCCCCCTCACCTCAGAGGCTGCGGGctctggagctgcagctgcatgcACTGGGGGGCGAGGCCACAATGCAGGGGGCGGGGCCTGAGACGCAGGGTGCGGAGCTGCTCTTTGAGGACGTGGACTTCCCTGGGGGGGACAGCGTGGCGtccatgaagaagaagaagaagaataagaagtCGGGATGGGGGGTGCACCGGGTGGTGGGGGTGCCGGACTCCTCGGAGCCGGTGAGCGACACCAGCTGCTCGGGCTGCGGCGCCCTGCTGCACTGCACCGCCGCCACCGCCCCTGGGTACCTACCCAGCAACAAGTtcaaggagctgcagcaggggGGTGGTCTGGGGGGGGCCACCTGCCAGCGGTGCCACCTGCTGACGCACCACCGGCAGGCACTGCAACTACAGCTGTCGGCACAGGAGTACGCCACTGTGGTGAGGAGACTCCGCCCCCTGCaggcgctgctgctgctggtggtcgACTTGCTGGACATCCCCGACTCCCTCCCCCCCGACCTGCTCAGCATGGTGGGGGACAACAAACGCATCGTCGTCCTCGGCAACAAG GTGGACTTGCTGCCGGGCGACGCCCCCAACTACCTGCAGCGAATCAGACGGCAGCTGGTGGCGTACTGCGCAGCGGCCGGGCTGCATGTGAGCGACGTGCAGCTGATCAGCGCCAAGACGGGCTTCGGGGTGGAGGAGCTGATCTCCCGCCTGCAGCGCACCTGGAGTTACCGTGGCGACGTCTACCTGGTGGGCAGCGCCAACGCCGGGAAGTCGTCGCTGTTCAACGCGCTGCTGCAGTCCGACTACTGCAAGAGCCGTGCCACAGACCGCCTGCAGCGCGCTACCGTCTCCCCCTGGCCCG ggaccACTCTGGACCTGCTGAAGTTCCCCATCATCAACCCAAACCCCCACAGGATGTTCAGACGGGAGGAGCgtctgagggaggagagggagggggcgAGAGAACTGacgggggaggagagagagaggctgaaaCACCTGAGCCAAGAGGGGTACCTCATAG GTCATGTAGGGAGGACATTCcgctcctcccccccccctaaaGATGAGATCCAGTTTGACCCAGACAGACTGGCTtttggggaggaagagggggagaccATGAAAG CGGcccccccctccagcagcaggcagcaggaTAGCGAGTTGAGGCAGGGGAACTGGCTATACGACACCCCCGGGATCCTGAAGCAGCGTGAC GTGCTGGGGCTGCTGTcccaacaggaagtgacctcaGTGGTCCCTTCTCAGGCTCTGGTCCCGAGGACCTTCGTCCTGCAGCCGGGGTCCAGTCTGCTGGTGGGGGGGCTGGCCCGCATCGACTTCCTGCagg gggggggggcctgctGGTTCTCAGTGCTGGTCTCCAGCCAGATTCCAGTCCACATTTCCAGTCTGGAGAGGGTCCAGGGGGTCTACCAGAAACATGCAGGACACCAGCTTCTGggg GTCCCTGCGGGGGGGTCGGAGCGTATGAAGGATTTCCCCCCCCTGGTTCCTCAGGACTTCAGTCTGCAGGGAGTCGGGTTTAAGGAGGCGGCTGCCGACCTCAAGCTGTCCTCTGCAG GCTGGGTGGCGGTCACGGCGGCGCCGGGCGATCAGCTGACACTCCGGCTCCACGGCCCGGCGGACGCTGCCTTCTCTCTCCggacc ccccccctgctccctCACCTGGTCAACCTGAAGGGAGAGAGGATCAGGAAGTCTGTCGCCTACAGGACACTGAAGCATGCAGCGCTGCAGAGgaaggagcagaagaagaagaagtga